A genomic segment from Halomonas sp. GD1P12 encodes:
- a CDS encoding YcgN family cysteine cluster protein, which produces MRERFWEKYALEELADDEWEALCDGCGQCCLLKFHDDDTNELAVLNVACRLLDTHSCQCSDYENRFDTVPDCTQLTPALVREFNWLPATCGYRRVAEGRKLAGWHPLLSNDAERVHRKGISVRGFAVSQDDVPEREWDEHIIAVLPIR; this is translated from the coding sequence ATGCGCGAACGCTTCTGGGAAAAATACGCTCTCGAGGAGCTGGCCGATGACGAGTGGGAGGCGCTTTGTGACGGCTGCGGGCAGTGCTGCCTGCTGAAGTTTCACGACGACGACACCAACGAGCTCGCCGTTTTGAACGTGGCGTGTCGCTTGCTCGATACACACAGCTGCCAGTGTAGCGACTACGAGAACCGCTTCGATACCGTGCCGGACTGTACTCAGCTAACGCCGGCACTGGTGCGCGAATTCAACTGGCTACCGGCGACCTGCGGTTATCGCCGGGTGGCAGAAGGGCGCAAGCTGGCCGGCTGGCACCCGCTCTTGAGTAACGACGCCGAGCGCGTCCACCGCAAGGGCATTAGCGTTCGCGGCTTCGCCGTTTCTCAGGATGACGTGCCGGAGCGCGAGTGGGACGAGCACATCATTGCCGTGCTGCCCATTCGCTAG
- a CDS encoding S9 family peptidase, translated as MKAQPGMRKDSPVARYYRADDPHWHWLEQRDTAEVDAFLTATNEEHERWFRPLAPLADTLYQENLSRRELAVKSLETALDVFTFWSETGEDDDYPRWWRAPLDNPGAPECFFDVVARAEGHAFFEIGDMALTPDEQWLAWSEDTQGDERYTLWLKALPNGEPHKLASDIGPALCWAEDQTPRGATLLFTRFDATQRPDSLWRCAVDFANPAQDAPATLVLREDDAEFWLGVGKTRSKAWLLIETSAKDTSEILAVPADAPATPPLLLHRRVKGVEASIDHRPGAFYRLQNQAGPHFALDVLDEHALTEEDAESAEWQTLIAHRDDQTLEGVDAFAWGLIVAERDHHQAQTRLRRLVLEGNGVITQDAPIELVELPCSQLMEDAPHFDTTVVQVREESFTRPASWYALDLGSGERTLLKTLAVHGNLKPEQLASRRLWATAPDGERMPVSIVARADLIDAPLPTLLYGYGAYGEPLDPWFSIARLSLLERGVAFAVAHVRGGGERGEPWYLDGKMAHKENSFSDFLAARQALVDQGASLDDKIVACGASAGGLLVGTCLNRAPEAFCAAVLDVPFLDVLRTMQNPELPLTTAEYSEWGNPAEPEVYARIQGYSPVDNVKAQAYPPLWIEGSWFDTRVSYWEPAKFYVQVTQAQQADAPVLLYTDRESGHGGASGRFKAWKDAARQDAFILWALGLDR; from the coding sequence ATGAAAGCACAGCCTGGCATGCGCAAAGACTCGCCCGTGGCGCGCTACTATCGCGCCGACGACCCCCACTGGCACTGGCTGGAGCAACGCGACACGGCTGAGGTCGACGCCTTTCTGACCGCGACCAACGAGGAGCACGAGCGCTGGTTTCGCCCGCTCGCGCCGCTTGCCGACACGCTCTATCAGGAAAATCTTTCCCGGCGTGAGCTCGCCGTCAAAAGCCTTGAGACCGCACTCGACGTGTTTACGTTCTGGAGTGAAACCGGCGAAGACGACGACTACCCGCGCTGGTGGCGCGCCCCGCTCGACAACCCCGGCGCGCCGGAGTGCTTTTTCGACGTGGTGGCGCGCGCAGAGGGGCACGCCTTTTTCGAGATCGGCGACATGGCGCTCACCCCGGACGAGCAGTGGCTTGCCTGGAGCGAGGACACCCAGGGCGACGAGCGCTACACGCTGTGGCTGAAAGCGCTGCCCAACGGCGAGCCGCACAAGCTGGCAAGCGATATCGGCCCGGCGCTTTGCTGGGCGGAGGATCAAACCCCGCGCGGCGCTACGCTGCTGTTCACCCGCTTCGATGCCACCCAGCGCCCGGACAGCCTCTGGCGCTGCGCGGTGGATTTCGCCAACCCCGCCCAGGATGCCCCGGCCACGCTCGTGCTGCGCGAAGACGATGCCGAGTTCTGGCTGGGCGTGGGCAAAACGCGCTCGAAGGCCTGGCTTTTGATCGAAACCAGCGCCAAGGACACCAGCGAAATTCTCGCCGTGCCCGCCGACGCCCCGGCCACGCCGCCTCTGCTGCTACATCGGCGCGTGAAAGGCGTCGAGGCGAGCATCGACCACCGCCCCGGCGCCTTCTACCGGCTGCAAAACCAGGCCGGGCCCCACTTCGCCCTCGACGTACTCGACGAGCACGCCCTGACCGAGGAAGACGCTGAAAGCGCCGAGTGGCAAACGCTGATTGCCCATCGGGACGATCAAACCCTGGAAGGCGTGGATGCTTTTGCCTGGGGGCTGATCGTGGCCGAGCGCGACCACCACCAGGCACAGACGCGGCTGCGCCGGCTGGTGCTCGAAGGCAATGGTGTTATTACCCAGGATGCGCCGATCGAGCTGGTCGAGCTGCCCTGCTCGCAGCTGATGGAAGACGCACCGCACTTCGACACCACCGTGGTACAGGTGCGCGAGGAGTCCTTCACTCGCCCGGCGAGCTGGTACGCGCTGGATCTGGGGAGCGGCGAGCGCACGCTGCTCAAAACCCTGGCGGTGCACGGAAACCTCAAACCCGAGCAGCTTGCCAGCCGCCGCCTCTGGGCCACGGCCCCGGACGGTGAGCGCATGCCGGTATCGATCGTGGCACGGGCGGATTTGATCGATGCCCCGCTACCCACCCTGCTGTACGGCTACGGCGCCTACGGCGAGCCGCTGGACCCCTGGTTTTCGATCGCCCGGCTGTCGCTTCTAGAGCGCGGCGTGGCCTTCGCCGTTGCCCACGTTCGCGGCGGCGGCGAGCGCGGCGAGCCCTGGTATCTGGACGGCAAGATGGCGCACAAGGAGAACAGCTTCTCTGATTTTCTCGCCGCGCGTCAGGCGCTGGTCGATCAAGGCGCGAGCCTTGATGACAAAATCGTCGCCTGCGGCGCCAGCGCCGGCGGGCTTTTGGTGGGCACCTGCCTCAATCGCGCCCCCGAGGCGTTCTGCGCCGCCGTGTTGGACGTGCCGTTTCTCGACGTGCTGCGCACCATGCAAAACCCGGAGCTTCCGCTCACCACCGCCGAGTACAGCGAGTGGGGCAACCCGGCAGAGCCGGAGGTGTACGCGCGCATTCAGGGTTATTCGCCGGTGGATAACGTCAAAGCCCAGGCCTATCCGCCGCTCTGGATCGAAGGCAGCTGGTTCGATACCCGCGTCAGCTACTGGGAGCCGGCCAAGTTCTACGTCCAGGTCACCCAGGCCCAGCAGGCCGACGCCCCGGTGTTGCTTTACACCGACAGGGAGAGCGGTCACGGCGGCGCATCCGGGCGCTTCAAGGCGTGGAAGGACGCCGCCCGCCAGGACGCGTTCATCCTGTGGGCGCTGGGTCTCGACAGGTAA
- a CDS encoding ACP phosphodiesterase, with translation MNFLAHALLARRGSDGFLLGNVIADGVKGSDLAPWPSSVAAGIRHHRRVDAFVDSHARVKGVKASAPAGQRRVAGIALDVLWDHFLARELIGTAEFEALVARLYTLLEREGAPNRLAAMMPALIEQDWLHRYADFDFTCRAIAGLGQRLSGPNRLAELTPWLDHQYGWLEAQFEPLWADCLERLDATGNERPATNG, from the coding sequence ATGAACTTTCTGGCCCACGCCTTGCTTGCCCGCCGCGGCAGCGACGGCTTTTTGCTGGGCAACGTGATCGCCGACGGCGTCAAGGGAAGCGACCTTGCCCCTTGGCCGTCATCAGTGGCGGCGGGCATTCGCCACCATCGGCGGGTCGACGCCTTTGTCGATAGCCACGCGCGGGTCAAGGGGGTCAAGGCGTCGGCGCCGGCGGGTCAGCGCCGCGTGGCCGGTATTGCGCTGGACGTTCTTTGGGATCACTTTCTAGCGCGTGAGCTGATCGGCACCGCCGAGTTCGAAGCGCTGGTGGCGCGCCTTTATACACTGCTCGAGCGTGAAGGCGCCCCCAACCGGCTGGCCGCGATGATGCCGGCGCTGATCGAGCAGGACTGGCTTCATCGCTACGCCGATTTCGACTTCACCTGCCGCGCCATTGCGGGCCTCGGCCAGCGGCTCTCCGGACCCAACCGGCTGGCCGAATTGACGCCCTGGCTTGACCACCAATACGGCTGGCTCGAAGCGCAATTCGAGCCGCTGTGGGCCGACTGTCTCGAGCGGCTCGACGCTACCGGCAATGAACGGCCGGCGACGAACGGCTGA